In the Zingiber officinale cultivar Zhangliang chromosome 5A, Zo_v1.1, whole genome shotgun sequence genome, ttgaacccctttgttattatcaaaacacaggtttgatcgtctgatGCTCCCTACACTAATATTATTCAGCCCCCTAGCACAAAAATCCTACAAAATGTAAGCCCACCTTATAGAGATTAAATCCACTCATGTGGACATAATCCTTCATGGCGGCCTCGCGTTGTGCTTGCGGAGGCTGCCTAGGTGTATATTAAGCACATAGATTTGACATACGTATGGCATCAGCCTAGTAACACAAAGCCTGATCATCAAAATATCAATAACACCTCGATGCAAAATACTGATAGTGCAGAACAAATTCACTACTTTCAATTCTATTGAGGTGTATACACTCACAATCCAATTAGCTAACATTAACGTCTGAAAGTTACTAGCGATAAATTGTGGGTGGCGATGTTCATTCTTGTCCATCAGCAGCACGAAGGGAACCAAGCTGCACCGGTGCTTGTGTTCCAACAACCTTTGACGATCCATAAGCGGACACATCATGTCCCTGAGTTTTTTCCTTTTCGATTTGGTCCTTTATCCAAAAATATGTAATTCTCAGGCCATCCTGTGGAAATGAAATAATTGTGCATCGTTAAGCTCCAATTTGTTCATCAGAAAAACACAGAAATAACAGGACTGCAAGATTTATTGGCATAACATGTACCTTGAGTTTCATGGTTGGAGCCCAACCAAGCTTCTCTTTGATCAAAGAGTTGTCAGAGTTGCGACCTCGGACACCCTCAGGACCAGGAATATGATGGATTGGAAGGttcttattttcaaagctaagtactatTTCAGCCATCTCATTCATGCTCACCATTTCATCACTACCAATGTTCAAGGGTTCTCTGAAGTCTGATTTTGTCAATCTGAACAGACAAAAATAAAAGAGAATGTCTAGACTTTGGATTCAAGTAATAGTATCAGAGTTGTCCATATCTAAACCTCGAGCAAGAAGTTGGCAGAATATCTAGACTTTGGATTTAAGTAATAGTACATCACTAACACTTAAATAGATGGCATTTGTCATGGTAATTACCTTAAAACACCTTCAACACATTCATCGATAAAGGTGAAAGATCGAGTTTGCAGGCCGTCTCCCCACATCTCAAACTTATCTGTGGAAGTCAATGCTTTGCGGCAAAAGGCAGCTGGGGCTTTCTCCCTCCCACCTGTTACAGGGAAGTTTAAAAGTTATGATAATTCCAATGAGATTTTATTGCAAATAACACATGATGACTTACCTTTCCAAGTTCCAAATGGGCCATAGATATTATGAAATCGTCCAATCCGACACTCAATGCCAAAGTCCTTATTGTAGTGCTTGCACAACTCCTCAGTGGCAAGCTTTTCCAGCCCGTAGGCATCTTGAGGCTACAGTGATCAAAATCAACTATTAGATTGTTATCAAAATTGTAGTAAAAGCAAGAACAGACATTCTTTGTTAACTACTAGAGACAACAGATaagatcaaaaatctcattttaATGTCTATTCAATTACAAACCTCAGCAGGCCAAGCATCAGATTCCTTCAAGCTTACATTAGTCTCCAACTGCTTGAACTCAGGGTAGATGCAAGCGCTTGAAGCATAAAAGAACCTGCATGTATTCACATTCGAGTTGTGTTTGTATTAGCAAATTAGCATACAAGAGAATTTCTCAAAAGTTGGATTTCGTAAAATATTAAGCATGACCAGCAGACATTAATATAAAAAAAGAGATCAATCTTGATAAAATGAacatgaaaaagaagaaaaaaatagtcAAGGATTAGCCAAAAGTATTACCATTAACCTTAAAGGCACTGACTAGCATTCAACTTCATTCTGACAAGGTGTCAAAATGATGTGATGTGTGTTTGAGCA is a window encoding:
- the LOC121982095 gene encoding GDP-mannose 3,5-epimerase 2-like produces the protein MGITGNNVTDYGEYTYGNLEREPYWPSEKLRICITGAGGFIASHIARRLKSEGHYIIASDWKKNEHMTEDMFCHEFHLVDLRVMDNCLKVTSGADHVFNLAADMGGMGFIQSNHSVIMYNNTMISFNMIEAARINGVKRFFYASSACIYPEFKQLETNVSLKESDAWPAEPQDAYGLEKLATEELCKHYNKDFGIECRIGRFHNIYGPFGTWKGGREKAPAAFCRKALTSTDKFEMWGDGLQTRSFTFIDECVEGVLRLTKSDFREPLNIGSDEMVSMNEMAEIVLSFENKNLPIHHIPGPEGVRGRNSDNSLIKEKLGWAPTMKLKDGLRITYFWIKDQIEKEKTQGHDVSAYGSSKVVGTQAPVQLGSLRAADGQE